The following are encoded in a window of Limibacter armeniacum genomic DNA:
- a CDS encoding YtxH domain-containing protein produces MSKNSGNSLLAFLAGAAAGALVGVLYAPDKGKSTRDRLSYRLDKYKESLQELIDDLMEGRNEHISAAKTEGQKVISDAIKHAEQLMNEVDALKNKIASGPDTE; encoded by the coding sequence ATGAGTAAAAATTCAGGTAATTCTCTGCTGGCTTTTTTGGCAGGCGCTGCGGCAGGTGCATTGGTAGGAGTACTTTACGCGCCAGATAAAGGTAAGAGTACAAGAGATAGGTTGAGCTACCGTCTTGACAAATACAAAGAAAGTCTTCAAGAGCTGATTGATGACTTGATGGAAGGTCGCAATGAGCATATTTCTGCGGCTAAAACAGAAGGACAAAAAGTGATTTCTGATGCCATCAAGCATGCTGAGCAATTGATGAATGAGGTTGATGCATTGAAAAATAAAATTGCATCTGGACCAGATACAGAATAA
- the nusB gene encoding transcription antitermination factor NusB, producing MLNRRILRVKVMQSIYAFKQSKESNYELAVDQIKEEFAEELSIIGKDHKEQVAEKERLVLEYLAHNHEDGTSQLTSDKLDEKMIKIGADAVSYYRSLVQNDKESFRTKMLSETEKLYFKYLKFLQYLIDLSDYAQSELEQKVERGVKNIEKDTILHNILSGNMLIEKLNRNFKLTEEIEKHKIKRAEDIDRVKEWLRILKKEESFMAFADQEKSFERDKTVARYLLKDFMFKHDMVEPVFEEEDINWTENKTILKSMLVKTIKSIEEGDVDLELLSISKNWDEDKVFFEELYKHTLQQERDYVEIIGKNSKKWAKERMARVDSILLSMALTEMVNFPNIPVKVTINEFIEISKMYSTPKSWQFINGILDAVSDQMMKSGQIRKSGRGLIDNK from the coding sequence ATGCTCAATCGAAGGATACTTAGAGTAAAGGTAATGCAAAGCATTTATGCTTTCAAGCAAAGTAAAGAGTCTAACTACGAGTTGGCTGTAGATCAGATCAAAGAAGAGTTTGCCGAGGAACTGAGCATAATCGGTAAGGATCACAAAGAGCAAGTTGCAGAGAAGGAAAGATTGGTTTTGGAGTATCTTGCCCATAACCATGAAGATGGAACATCTCAGTTAACAAGTGACAAGCTTGATGAAAAAATGATCAAAATTGGAGCTGATGCAGTATCCTACTATCGTTCACTTGTACAAAACGATAAGGAAAGTTTCAGAACCAAAATGCTTTCCGAAACAGAGAAACTGTACTTCAAGTACCTGAAATTCTTACAGTACCTGATTGACCTTTCGGACTATGCTCAATCAGAGCTGGAGCAAAAAGTAGAGCGTGGCGTGAAGAATATTGAGAAAGATACAATTCTTCATAACATACTTTCTGGAAATATGCTGATCGAAAAGCTTAACAGAAACTTTAAGCTTACAGAAGAAATTGAAAAGCATAAGATCAAGCGTGCTGAAGATATCGATCGAGTGAAGGAGTGGCTAAGAATTCTGAAAAAGGAAGAGTCGTTTATGGCTTTTGCTGATCAGGAGAAAAGCTTCGAAAGAGACAAAACTGTCGCTCGTTACCTGCTGAAAGACTTTATGTTCAAGCATGATATGGTTGAGCCTGTCTTCGAAGAAGAGGATATCAACTGGACCGAAAACAAGACAATCCTGAAAAGCATGCTTGTAAAGACGATAAAAAGCATCGAAGAAGGTGATGTTGATTTGGAGCTCCTTTCTATCTCTAAAAATTGGGATGAGGATAAGGTGTTCTTTGAAGAGCTTTATAAGCATACACTACAACAAGAGAGAGATTACGTTGAGATAATTGGTAAGAACTCTAAAAAGTGGGCGAAAGAAAGAATGGCAAGAGTTGATAGCATTCTTTTGAGCATGGCACTTACAGAGATGGTAAACTTCCCTAATATCCCTGTAAAAGTGACAATCAATGAGTTTATTGAAATCTCAAAGATGTACTCTACTCCAAAAAGTTGGCAGTTTATCAATGGTATTCTAGATGCTGTTTCTGACCAAATGATGAAGAGTGGTCAGATCAGAAAGAGTGGTAGAGGGCTCATCGATAACAAATAA
- a CDS encoding ComF family protein, whose protein sequence is MMFIKKYFQDLLFLLFPESCHGCGEVLGNNEALVCTKCRLTIPETDLHTTPNDNELVRKFWGKVPVRYGFAYCYFNKGGCVQQLLHALKYEGAESLSSMFGYWYGSQLRQEFEGQFDLVVPVPIHPVKRRRRGYNQCDGFALGLSEILEVNCDVNLLKKVSHTESQTKKSRMARFENMEDAFSVDSAVELRGLRVLLVDDVVTTGATLEACIKVLVSKGCKEVSIATIALPR, encoded by the coding sequence ATGATGTTTATAAAAAAGTACTTTCAAGACCTGTTGTTTCTACTATTTCCAGAGTCATGTCATGGCTGTGGAGAGGTATTGGGAAATAATGAAGCGTTGGTATGTACAAAATGCAGACTGACAATTCCAGAAACTGACCTTCACACTACTCCGAATGATAATGAATTGGTTAGAAAGTTTTGGGGTAAAGTACCTGTCAGATATGGTTTTGCATATTGCTACTTTAATAAAGGTGGTTGTGTACAACAATTACTTCATGCATTAAAATATGAGGGAGCAGAATCATTGAGCAGTATGTTTGGTTATTGGTATGGAAGTCAACTTAGACAAGAGTTTGAAGGACAGTTTGATCTGGTGGTTCCTGTGCCAATTCATCCCGTAAAGAGAAGAAGAAGAGGTTATAATCAGTGTGATGGGTTTGCATTAGGTCTTTCTGAAATACTTGAGGTCAATTGTGATGTCAACCTTCTTAAAAAGGTGAGTCATACAGAGAGTCAAACCAAGAAAAGTAGAATGGCTAGGTTTGAAAATATGGAAGATGCATTTAGTGTAGATTCAGCCGTCGAACTTAGAGGGCTAAGGGTTTTGTTGGTAGATGATGTCGTAACGACTGGAGCTACTTTGGAAGCCTGTATAAAGGTTTTGGTTTCAAAAGGTTGTAAGGAGGTAAGTATAGCAACGATTGCACTTCCTCGATAA
- a CDS encoding carboxymuconolactone decarboxylase family protein, whose translation MNKIEEFRSFRSEMNEKILATDNKVVKRIFSLDSLAFKEGALDVKTKEMIGLTISLSLRCDDCVKYHLEKCKEVGFTNEQIIEGMSIANLIGGTIVIPHLRRAVAYLEELDSETL comes from the coding sequence ATGAACAAGATAGAAGAATTTAGGTCTTTCAGAAGTGAGATGAACGAGAAGATTCTCGCTACTGACAATAAGGTAGTTAAGCGTATCTTTAGCTTAGACTCTTTGGCTTTTAAGGAAGGGGCATTAGATGTGAAAACCAAAGAAATGATTGGTTTGACTATATCGTTATCCCTCAGATGTGATGACTGCGTAAAGTATCATCTTGAGAAATGTAAGGAAGTAGGCTTTACAAATGAGCAAATTATTGAAGGCATGTCTATTGCCAACCTAATCGGTGGTACGATTGTCATTCCTCATTTAAGAAGAGCTGTTGCTTATCTTGAGGAACTGGATAGCGAAACACTCTGA
- a CDS encoding exodeoxyribonuclease III, producing the protein MKIISYNVNGIRAAMNKGLIDWLKEENPDVICFQEVKAEENQVALDEFHKLGYENIYWFSAQKKGYSGVAVASKVKAVGYSKGMGVEAYDNEGRTIKVDFPDFSLINAYFPSGTSGEERQQFKYSFLEDFNHYIDGLKSDQPNLVICGDFNICHKPIDIHNPVSNKNSSGFLPEEREWVTDFMEKREFQDAFRSFVEAPHRYSWWTYRAGARKNNKGWRIDYFMVANSMKDKMTNSDILDQVVHSDHCPVMLQLHCQN; encoded by the coding sequence ATGAAAATCATATCCTACAATGTCAATGGCATTAGAGCTGCCATGAATAAAGGCTTAATAGACTGGCTAAAAGAAGAAAATCCCGATGTCATTTGTTTCCAAGAAGTGAAAGCTGAAGAAAATCAAGTGGCATTAGATGAGTTTCATAAGCTAGGGTATGAAAATATTTACTGGTTTTCAGCTCAAAAGAAAGGGTATAGTGGAGTAGCAGTAGCTTCCAAAGTAAAGGCTGTTGGTTATTCAAAAGGAATGGGAGTAGAAGCCTATGACAATGAAGGAAGAACCATTAAAGTTGATTTTCCAGACTTTTCATTGATCAATGCTTATTTCCCTTCAGGGACATCAGGAGAAGAGCGTCAGCAATTTAAATACAGCTTTCTAGAAGATTTCAACCATTACATTGATGGGTTGAAAAGCGACCAACCGAACCTGGTCATCTGTGGAGATTTCAATATTTGCCATAAACCTATAGATATCCATAACCCTGTATCAAATAAAAACTCATCAGGCTTTTTGCCAGAGGAGCGAGAATGGGTTACTGATTTTATGGAAAAAAGAGAGTTTCAAGATGCCTTCCGTTCATTTGTTGAAGCTCCTCACAGATATAGCTGGTGGACATACAGAGCTGGAGCCAGAAAGAACAATAAAGGGTGGCGTATTGACTATTTTATGGTAGCTAACTCTATGAAAGATAAAATGACAAATAGTGACATTCTGGATCAAGTTGTACATTCAGACCACTGCCCTGTGATGCTTCAGCTACACTGCCAAAACTAA
- a CDS encoding ABC transporter substrate-binding protein, which translates to MKRLTTIFTLLLCTLIYSCKTTPDERTRTDELKAADGDKFYGGIFKLNEPEYIKNLFPHSIIDIYSYRVASQIYEGLFKFDQRNLEVIPSLVEDYSVSEDQTTYTFKLKDEIYFHDDACFPNGKGKKLSAEDVKYCFTLSCSKSKNNQSSNLFVGLVKGAKEYYEASSTNSEAEQTVPEVSGIKVIDNLTLEITLEEPNSMFLYNLARPGAFIFPKEAYQLYGEEMRTKCVGTGPFKLASVDEDISIILKKNENYHGTDMYGNKLPFLDAIVITFVKDKKIEMLQFKKHELDMMYRIPTEYIINVLEESSDANANKQYELQRVPEMSTQCLAFNNSSKVFKDVNVRKAFSFAIDRERILDYILNGEGYKEGIHGITPPVFNKYDITKIKGYSFNIDSAKIYLSKAGYPNGKGFPTVTLDLNTEGEQYSNVALEVKKQLESHLNINIDLKISPFAQIVEKSTSGNYEFLRLAWIADYPSPENYLWAYHSKSLPENPDEKSYPNLTRYKNPLFDKYYEQAMAAKSTDEAFENFMKAEKVLMQDAPFLVLWYDEGYRLIQSYVKDFPNNPMQYRDFSTVYFSNEKDFMAQAE; encoded by the coding sequence ATGAAACGACTTACTACTATTTTCACCTTACTGCTGTGTACTCTAATCTACAGCTGTAAAACAACACCTGACGAAAGAACCCGTACCGACGAACTTAAAGCCGCTGATGGGGACAAGTTTTATGGTGGGATATTCAAGCTAAATGAACCTGAATATATTAAGAATCTTTTTCCTCATAGCATTATTGATATTTACTCTTACAGAGTAGCATCGCAGATTTATGAAGGGCTTTTCAAGTTTGATCAAAGAAATCTAGAAGTTATCCCTAGTTTGGTTGAGGATTATTCTGTTAGTGAAGATCAAACTACTTATACATTTAAGTTAAAAGATGAAATCTATTTTCATGACGACGCCTGCTTCCCTAATGGAAAAGGCAAAAAGCTTTCGGCTGAAGATGTGAAGTACTGCTTTACACTGTCATGTAGTAAAAGCAAGAATAATCAAAGCAGTAACCTTTTTGTAGGTTTGGTTAAAGGAGCTAAGGAGTATTACGAAGCTAGCAGCACTAACTCTGAAGCTGAACAAACTGTTCCAGAAGTATCCGGAATAAAAGTAATTGACAACCTAACATTGGAAATTACTTTGGAGGAGCCTAACTCAATGTTCCTTTACAACCTTGCTCGTCCTGGTGCATTTATCTTCCCAAAAGAGGCATACCAGCTGTATGGAGAGGAAATGAGAACCAAGTGTGTAGGTACAGGTCCTTTCAAGCTTGCCAGCGTTGACGAAGACATTTCCATCATTCTTAAAAAGAATGAAAATTATCATGGTACTGATATGTATGGCAATAAGCTTCCATTTCTTGATGCAATTGTCATAACATTTGTGAAAGACAAAAAGATAGAAATGCTTCAATTCAAGAAGCACGAATTGGACATGATGTACCGCATTCCAACAGAATATATCATCAATGTATTAGAGGAAAGCAGTGATGCTAATGCTAATAAGCAATATGAGCTACAGCGTGTTCCTGAGATGTCAACTCAATGCTTAGCCTTCAATAACAGCAGCAAAGTTTTCAAGGATGTAAACGTTAGGAAAGCCTTCTCTTTTGCTATTGACAGAGAGCGTATTTTAGACTATATTCTAAACGGAGAAGGTTATAAGGAGGGTATTCATGGTATAACGCCTCCCGTCTTCAATAAGTATGATATCACAAAGATTAAAGGTTATTCTTTCAATATCGATTCAGCTAAGATCTATTTAAGCAAAGCAGGGTATCCTAATGGAAAAGGTTTTCCAACTGTAACTTTAGATTTGAACACTGAAGGGGAACAATACAGCAATGTTGCACTTGAAGTGAAAAAGCAACTTGAGAGTCACCTCAATATCAACATTGATCTCAAAATTTCTCCTTTCGCACAAATTGTAGAAAAGAGCACCTCAGGTAACTATGAATTCTTAAGACTTGCTTGGATTGCTGACTACCCAAGTCCTGAAAATTACCTTTGGGCATACCACAGTAAATCTCTACCTGAAAACCCTGATGAGAAATCATATCCTAACCTGACTAGGTACAAAAACCCTTTGTTTGATAAATACTATGAGCAAGCAATGGCAGCAAAATCAACTGATGAGGCTTTTGAAAATTTCATGAAAGCTGAAAAAGTACTTATGCAGGATGCGCCATTTTTGGTTCTTTGGTATGACGAAGGATATAGACTGATTCAGTCATACGTAAAAGACTTTCCTAATAACCCAATGCAGTACAGAGACTTCAGTACTGTATACTTCAGCAATGAAAAAGATTTTATGGCCCAAGCTGAATAA